CGGGAGAATTCAATTACAACTTCGTAAACCCAAAAGCTGGCCTTTCGTTCCGGATGAACGACCATAACCGGTTCTATGCATCGGCCGCCGTAGGACAACGGGAACCACTCCGAACCGACCTGAAAGATGGGATAAAAGGAGGCGCTGTGAATCCCATTAAACCGGAGCGGATGATCGATTATGAGTTGGGTTACCGACATCAGGGAGAGAATGGTATTCGATTAGGAGCAAACCTCTATTATATGGATTACCATAACCAAATGGTACAGACCGGAAAGCTCAGTGACATAGGATACAAATTAATGGAAAATGTAAAAGACAGCTACCGGGCCGGTATTGAACTGGAAGCAGTTATACCACTCTTTAACAATAAATTCATCTTGGACGCCAACACCACACTTAGCCGGAACAAGATCGACAACTATACGGCCTATTTTGACGTATATGACAACGAAGATGATTACAACTGGACAAGACAGATATCCAAAGATTACGGAACGACCAATATATCCTTCTCTCCCAGCGTCGTGAGTGCGATAGGCGCCACCTGGCAGCCCACACCGGATCTCTATCTGAACCTGACAGGAAAATATGTAAGCAAACAATACCTCGATAATACATCAGACAATGAAAAGTCGATTGATGCCTATTTCGTAAGCAACTTTTCGGCCGGCTATACTTTTAAACCGTCGGCAGTAGGAACTTTCAATCTGCAGTTTTTTGTGAACAACCTGTTCAACAGGAAATACATAGCCAATGGATGGGCATCTACTGATGCTTTTGAGAATGGAAGTACTATCAATTGGGTCGGATATTATCCGCAAGCCCCCCGTAATTATATGGCACGGCTTACGTTAAGTTTTTAGAAAATCATATACATAGTAAACGGATTTTCTCCTTTTACCGGGGAAATCCGTTTACCTTTACATAAAAACAAATAATGCAAACCATTGAAATTATCGGTGCCGTTATCGGACTACTCTATCTGTATCTGGAATACAATGCCAACAAATGGTTGTGGCCGGTGGGTGTACTGATGCCCATTGTGTATGTCTGGATATTCTTCCAGAGTAAGTTCTATGCCGATATGGGAATTAATGTTTACTACTTCTTCGCCAGTATCTACGGATGGGCACGATGGACAAAGCATAAGTCAGAAGGGTCGGGGTTGCCGATCCGCCATACACCCCGCCGTTATATCATACCGATTTTGACAATAGGCACTGCACTTTTTGCGGCTATCGCCTTTATTCTGATCCGATTTACCGACAGTCCCGTTCCCTATGGAGACAGTTTCACTACAGCACTCAGTATCCTGGGCATGTGGTTACTGGCCCACAAATACGTGGAGCAATGGTGGTTCTGGTTCTTCGTGAATATTATCTCCTGCGGATTGTATGTATGGAAAGGGCTCTACCCTACTTCTATTCTTTTTGCTATCTACTCAGTAATTTCTGTTTTTGGATATTTAAAATGGAAACGGATGATGAGCAGTGAAACAACTGCTGAAAGGCAAATCGGTTGAGAAGCCTCAATCCACGATTGCTTCAGTAAGTTCGTCAAGAGAGAATCCTGCAAAATATTGGGAAATATCAAGAGTTGCCAGTGCCTTTTTCACCTCCGAAGAAGTGTATATCACCCCTTTTAAGGCGTGCTGCGGCACAGCTAAATCACCGTTCTTCCCGAAAAAGGTACCGTAGAAACGGATTGCCTTTATCCGGCCATTTCCGATATTGAGAAAGACTTGTATTCGTCCCGCAGAATAACGCTTTTTACGAACTACCTCTGCCACCGGGTTATGCCCATAAGTCCATTCCCAGTTGGCAAACTTTTCCTGACGGGCTTTTTCAATCTCATTTTTTTCATTTTCACTAAAATGATATTCTTTCATTTCGGGAAACTTCCGTTTCATCTGCGACAATATCTTATCTGCAAACTCATGGACGGTGATCTTTACCGGAAGATTGGGCAGGATGTTATCTACCCGGCTACGAACAGATTTTACCCCTTTAAAATCGACCGTCTCTTTGGATACTTCCAGTGCTTTGGCAAGTATACTCAAATCGGTATCGAACAGCAGGCAGCCGTGATGCATAACCCGGTTACCCACATAAGCCTGCGCATTGCCACAGATCTTTTTGCCGTCGATAGTAATATCGTTCCTGCCGGAAAATTCAGCTTGAGCACCCAATTCGGCCAGTGTCTCTATAACCGGTTGTGAGAAAGTCTTGAAATCGAAATCATTTTCTCCCTCCTCTTCATTGGAGATGATAGTATAATTCAGATTATTCAGGTCGTGATAAACCGCTCCACCTCCGGTAATGCGCCGTACCACATGAATCCCGTTTTCCTGGACAAAGCGGTTGTTGATCTCTGCCTGTGTGTTCTGATGCTTTCCGACGATGATAGCCGGTTCATTGATCCAAAGAATAAAAATCTTGTCGAACTGTTTCAACTCCTTGAAACAAAACTCTTCCAACGCAATATTATAAGCGGGGTCAGTACTTTTATTGACAATATATATCATAAGATAAAAGGAGGGCGGGCTCCGTCATCTTTCAGCCGGAACCCGCCACAAAACATATATAATTTATTTACTTCTTCTTTTTGGGTATATGTACCGCTTCATCCAGGATATCGGCAAAGGCTTCGAACAGCGCTTCGGAATAGGTCGGATGCCCATAGATGGTCTTTATCACTTCATCCACTGTGATCTCCATTTCCATGATGAGTGACGCCTGGGTAATGATCTCCGCGGCAGAGGGGCCAATGATATGCACACCCAGCACTTCCCCATAGCGGTTATCTGCGATCACCTTCACGAAACCATGCGCTTCGCTCGATGCCAAAGCACGACCGTTAGCGGCAAAGTTGAACCGCCCGATGCGGATATCGTCGTACTTCGCACGTGCTTCCTCTTCGGTCAGACCGACCATAGCCACTTCGGGCGAGGTATAAACCACTGAAGGAGCGGAAAGTAGTTTGATGGAACGATGATTTCCTTTTACCGCATTCTCTGCGGCTACTTCACCCATACGGAAAGCCACGTGGGCAAGCATCTTGATACCATTTACATCGCCGGGCGCATAAATACCTTTGACGCTCGTCTCCATGTACTTGTCCACTTTTATCTTACCCCGTTCGGTTTCGAACTTCACCTCACCCATTCCTTCGAGGTCGGGCACACGGCCAATGGAGATCAATGCCTTATCGGCAATCACAGAATCTTTTCCATCGATCTTGATTTCCAGCTTATCGCCTTTATCCACAATCTCGGTAATACGGGCAGAGGTGATTATCGTCATTCCCTTCTTCTTGACGATCCTGGTCAGCTCGGCGGAAACTTCATGGTCGAGAGGCGGCACAATACGATCCATCATCTCGATGATGATTACTTTGGATCCAAGGCCGGCAAACGATTGTCCCATCTCAGTGCCAATCACGCCACCACCAATGACAGCCAGTGTTTCGGGTACTTCCTTGATAGCGAGAAGATCATCGCTGGTAAGCACCTTGTCGCTCTCGATACCGGGAATATTGATTCTGGATGCTTTGGATCCTCCGGCCAAAATGATCTTGTCGGCTTTAATGATCTGCGAGTCGTTTACTACCACATCCTTATTCTTGTTGATCTTACCAACACCCTGGTAAATATCCACGCCATTGCTCTTGAGGAGTGCCACAACACCGCTGGTCAGCTTCTTCACCACACCGTTTTTGTACTCCTGCACTTTCTCCATATCCACTTTGATCTGGGAACTGTCGATCAGGATTCCCCTTGTGGATGCTTCCCGGATATGTTCGATGATCTCAGCATTTTTCAGATAGGCCTTTGTGGGGATACATCCTACATTCAGGCAAGTACCTCCGAATTCGCCTTTTTCCACGATAGCCACCCTGGCGCCCAGTTGAGCGGCCTTAATGGCTGCCACATATCCGGCAGGACCGCCACCGATCACAACCACATTATAATTATCCT
This window of the Proteiniphilum saccharofermentans genome carries:
- the pnuC gene encoding nicotinamide riboside transporter PnuC; the protein is MQTIEIIGAVIGLLYLYLEYNANKWLWPVGVLMPIVYVWIFFQSKFYADMGINVYYFFASIYGWARWTKHKSEGSGLPIRHTPRRYIIPILTIGTALFAAIAFILIRFTDSPVPYGDSFTTALSILGMWLLAHKYVEQWWFWFFVNIISCGLYVWKGLYPTSILFAIYSVISVFGYLKWKRMMSSETTAERQIG
- a CDS encoding lipoate--protein ligase — its product is MIYIVNKSTDPAYNIALEEFCFKELKQFDKIFILWINEPAIIVGKHQNTQAEINNRFVQENGIHVVRRITGGGAVYHDLNNLNYTIISNEEEGENDFDFKTFSQPVIETLAELGAQAEFSGRNDITIDGKKICGNAQAYVGNRVMHHGCLLFDTDLSILAKALEVSKETVDFKGVKSVRSRVDNILPNLPVKITVHEFADKILSQMKRKFPEMKEYHFSENEKNEIEKARQEKFANWEWTYGHNPVAEVVRKKRYSAGRIQVFLNIGNGRIKAIRFYGTFFGKNGDLAVPQHALKGVIYTSSEVKKALATLDISQYFAGFSLDELTEAIVD
- the lpdA gene encoding dihydrolipoyl dehydrogenase; the protein is MAYEIIMPKAGIDMTEGQVVKWLKKEGDPVKEGEIILEIMTDKTSMEIEAEASGILLKIVHPDGDTVPVTEVIGYIGSENESVDTLMPEVIEDTGEKESEEDKRMIRLEDNYNVVVIGGGPAGYVAAIKAAQLGARVAIVEKGEFGGTCLNVGCIPTKAYLKNAEIIEHIREASTRGILIDSSQIKVDMEKVQEYKNGVVKKLTSGVVALLKSNGVDIYQGVGKINKNKDVVVNDSQIIKADKIILAGGSKASRINIPGIESDKVLTSDDLLAIKEVPETLAVIGGGVIGTEMGQSFAGLGSKVIIIEMMDRIVPPLDHEVSAELTRIVKKKGMTIITSARITEIVDKGDKLEIKIDGKDSVIADKALISIGRVPDLEGMGEVKFETERGKIKVDKYMETSVKGIYAPGDVNGIKMLAHVAFRMGEVAAENAVKGNHRSIKLLSAPSVVYTSPEVAMVGLTEEEARAKYDDIRIGRFNFAANGRALASSEAHGFVKVIADNRYGEVLGVHIIGPSAAEIITQASLIMEMEITVDEVIKTIYGHPTYSEALFEAFADILDEAVHIPKKKK